One segment of Salvia splendens isolate huo1 chromosome 20, SspV2, whole genome shotgun sequence DNA contains the following:
- the LOC121780995 gene encoding pelargonidin 3-O-(6-caffeoylglucoside) 5-O-(6-O-malonylglucoside) 4'''-malonyltransferase-like: MRVKVVSKRLVKPRTPTPQTLKTYHISFMDELNPTMNVVGIFYYHSPSAAAANLEGLQQSLSDILPAFYPFAGRYMKQDRVVDCSDQGALLIEADVDHQMLETMKLDVVEELNDILPCEIGAADDETDPILLVQLNKFKCGGLAISVCISHRVVDACTLGTFVSAWTNAARGGNREEICPVFDGPAFFLGKNFPAPEFGTTRGRENGLYSIICKRFLFNKNTISGLKERVFKPTEQSCPPSRVGVVSGLIVKAIDRARAQVGPSTDLFVAQAVNIRERTVPPLSRHSCGNLVALAITELSAEETKRMGLEDYVRVLGSDARKAVRGCAGVISEEGHRGWIEASHEASEVSLREDVSVVWVTDWSKFGFYEADFGWGKPEWASVANVVVKNHVLLMDTKEGDGIEAWVQLEDTHMPYFEAQIRNFISA, translated from the coding sequence ATGCGTGTGAAGGTCGTGAGCAAAAGGCTTGTCAAGCCACGCACCCCAACTCCACAAACCCTCAAAACCTACCACATCTCATTCATGGACGAACTCAATCCCACCATGAACGTTGTCGGCATTTTCTACTACCATTCCccttccgccgccgccgcgaaCCTCGAGGGTCTCCAGCAATCCCTCTCCGACATCCTCCCCGCTTTCTACCCATTCGCAGGGCGGTACATGAAGCAAGATCGCGTCGTTGATTGCAGCGACCAAGGCGCCCTCCTCATCGAGGCGGACGTTGATCACCAAATGCTTGAGACTATGAAGCTCGACGTCGTCGAGGAGCTCAACGATATTCTACCCTGCGAGATCGGGGCAGCAGACGACGAGACGGACCCGATCTTGCTCGTCCAGCTCAACAAGTTCAAATGTGGCGGTTTGGCTATCAGCGTATGCATTTctcatagggtcgttgatgcatGCACCCTGGGAACGTTCGTCTCTGCATGGACGAACGCAGCCAGGGGAGGAAACAGGGAAGAAATCTGTCCAGTCTTTGACGGGCCAGCTTTCTTCCTTGGAAAGAATTTCCCTGCGCCAGAGTTTGGGACAACTCGGGGCAGGGAAAATGGTCTCTATAGCATCATTTGCAAGAGGTTCTTGTTTAACAAAAACACAATCTCTGGCCTTAAAGAGAGGGTTTTCAAGCCCACCGAGCAGTCATGCCCCCCTTCAAGGGTCGGGGTAGTCTCAGGGCTCATAGTCAAGGCCATTGACCGTGCTCGGGCCCAGGTGGGCCCGAGCACGGATTTATTCGTGGCGCAGGCCGTCAACATCCGGGAGAGGACCGTGCCGCCTCTCTCCAGACATTCCTGTGGGAATTTGGTAGCTCTGGCGATCACAGAGCTATCTGCAGAGGAGACGAAGAGGATGGGGCTCGAAGATTACGTTCGCGTGCTGGGGAGCGACGCGAGGAAGGCAGTGCGTGGGTGCGCGGGAGTGATAAGTGAGGAAGGGCACAGGGGGTGGATTGAGGCATCCCATGAGGCGTCGGAGGTGTCTCTGAGGgaggatgtgagtgttgtgtgGGTGACGGATTGGAGCAAGTTTGGATTCTACGAGGCCGATTTCGGGTGGGGGAAGCCGGAGTGGGCGAGTGTGGCTAATGTGGTGGTGAAGAACCATGTTTTGTTGATGGACACCAAAGAGGGAGATGGGATTGAGGCATGGGTGCAGCTTGAAGATACTCACATGCCTTATTTCGAAGCCCAAATTAGAAATTTCATTTCGGCTTAG